A genome region from Candidatus Eisenbacteria bacterium includes the following:
- a CDS encoding glycosyltransferase family 4 protein, with amino-acid sequence MSHVSEAARRPRLLIVGPLPPPIGGVETFTQAILDSPGFAPFEIAHCDTTKRRAKSSQGRFDALNFGWAFVHAWRVLRATRRFRPDVVYVPVAGTLSGVLRDLALAAIARRSGALVLGHQHAGDIREVLARRGLLGRIVRAGFGGFDSMLVLGEPWRALFERWGLACPIAVCPSTLRREVFERGAAFTSEVRREGPARVLYVGQVGRRKGVHDLLRALRRLLDEGEAIELTVVGPAQLEGELEAAKALAGELSLDGRARFTGALTGEALYEQFRSHDLFALPSYNEGIPAVLYEAGAFGLPVVTTPVGAIADLVRDGENGLLVTPGDAEALAAALRRLSGEPGLRERLGAQLRRDVEAFHPDRAAARIVAATRELLAGRGRP; translated from the coding sequence TTGTCCCACGTGAGCGAAGCCGCGCGCAGGCCCCGCCTGCTCATCGTCGGTCCGCTGCCGCCCCCGATCGGCGGCGTGGAGACGTTCACGCAGGCGATCCTCGATTCGCCCGGGTTCGCGCCCTTCGAGATCGCGCACTGCGACACCACCAAGCGGCGCGCCAAATCCTCGCAGGGCCGTTTCGACGCGCTCAACTTCGGCTGGGCGTTCGTCCACGCCTGGCGGGTGCTGCGCGCGACGCGGCGCTTCCGCCCCGACGTCGTCTACGTGCCGGTCGCGGGGACGCTCTCGGGCGTGCTGCGCGACCTGGCGCTGGCCGCGATCGCCCGGCGCTCGGGCGCGCTCGTCCTCGGGCACCAGCACGCCGGCGACATCCGCGAGGTGCTCGCCCGGCGCGGCCTGCTCGGGCGGATCGTGCGCGCGGGCTTCGGCGGCTTCGACTCGATGCTGGTGCTGGGCGAACCGTGGCGCGCGCTGTTCGAGCGCTGGGGCCTGGCCTGCCCGATCGCCGTCTGCCCTTCGACCCTGCGGCGCGAGGTGTTCGAACGCGGCGCGGCGTTCACGAGCGAGGTCCGCCGCGAGGGCCCCGCGCGCGTCCTGTACGTCGGGCAGGTGGGTCGGCGCAAGGGCGTGCACGATCTGCTGCGCGCGCTGCGAAGGCTGCTCGACGAGGGCGAAGCGATCGAGCTGACCGTGGTCGGACCCGCCCAGCTCGAAGGCGAGCTCGAGGCGGCGAAGGCGCTCGCGGGCGAGCTGTCGCTCGATGGCCGGGCACGTTTCACCGGCGCGCTCACCGGTGAGGCGCTTTACGAGCAGTTCCGCTCCCACGACCTGTTCGCGCTGCCGAGCTACAACGAGGGGATTCCGGCGGTGCTGTACGAGGCCGGCGCGTTCGGCCTTCCGGTCGTGACCACGCCGGTCGGCGCGATCGCCGACCTGGTGCGCGACGGCGAGAACGGCCTGCTCGTCACGCCCGGAGACGCCGAGGCGCTCGCCGCGGCGCTGCGCCGCCTGAGCGGCGAGCCCGGGCTGCGCGAGCGGCTCGGCGC